Proteins encoded together in one Rossellomorea sp. y25 window:
- a CDS encoding cell wall-binding repeat-containing protein, whose translation MKKIRSLVALVFVFSLIFSQFSVTEAGAEESGVPHEEGTLTIGTPVDGEFDVSENVHWYKVDPSESEIEDFTHLRMKLQSELELNVTVYSSQENAIDNRAFDRYMGYSFQNEPAIIDFPISWVGPYYIKIESYGMEEEYVEFEEEFEDMAIPYTVSYDGITLPPSDEAIAEECPAELSTKERENGKSILRDLRTVRETVLAKTEKGQELSALYYKAAPFISSKMVFSKTLRDSVYHDLVQLKDLFTDVAANGSASSYKITKEDQKAINNLYNNALESTPEFIQKKIENTGKSVGISNLTNSTVSTILAKAGLSPIKAASDETRLIVKLKDKKDAASIQGKTKSMGVDSISPLKANDSFFSNMYVVEVDGNASGKVSTASLKATSKEIAKLPEVEFVEPVQQYKALSSDAQYPYQWSLKNNGDNGGTPDADIQYEQLQEILKEKDLEDTVIAVVDTGVDHTLADLSHHVLKDDGYNFVGRNSDAMDDHGHGTHVSGIIAAEANNHYSMAGINPHTKILPVKVLDASGSGDTEQIAYGIKYAVDHGAQVINLSLGGSYSRVIEYALKYADDHGVTVVAATGNDGMEEISYPGSSKYVVSVGATNNMDLVSDYSNFGNGIDLVAPGTNIPSLVPDGNVTYMSGTSMATPHVAAVAGLLLSHDAGLTPAQVERVLTRTAVDITFDEEDNPGNGYYYEDEYPYPAELVLPGYDTVSGWGRLDALSAVTGIDQANIGTERIFGTDRYETAVKISSKGWEQSDVAVIATGRNYPDALSATPLAYHQDAPLLLTNTTTLPKSVKGELKRLKVKKVILVGGKSVITANVEKEMKDLGIKTISRISGADRYETSVKIAEQLGFTDRAVVATGQSFADALSIAPIAASLEMPILLTKKNGTPDSVRSYMEESMFEQFYVIGGESAIPEMVAEEFMNYERLSGIDRYETNSSIINYFAGELNMSTPFIATGKNYPDALAGSALAAVEGNPVVLTHPKEAQYTTMDTLAMFAPVTDMYYILGGEGAISDSVVESLLAQ comes from the coding sequence ATGAAAAAGATTCGCAGTTTAGTAGCTTTGGTTTTCGTTTTTTCGTTGATTTTCAGCCAGTTTTCCGTGACGGAAGCGGGGGCGGAAGAGTCTGGTGTACCGCATGAGGAAGGAACGTTGACGATTGGGACACCGGTCGATGGGGAATTCGATGTCTCTGAAAACGTTCATTGGTATAAGGTTGATCCTTCTGAAAGTGAAATTGAAGATTTTACCCATTTACGGATGAAGCTTCAATCAGAATTGGAATTAAATGTGACGGTTTATTCCAGTCAGGAAAATGCGATCGATAATCGAGCCTTTGATCGATATATGGGTTATTCTTTTCAAAATGAACCAGCGATCATCGACTTCCCAATTTCCTGGGTCGGTCCCTATTATATTAAGATTGAGTCATATGGAATGGAAGAAGAGTATGTAGAGTTCGAAGAAGAGTTTGAAGATATGGCGATTCCGTACACAGTCAGCTATGATGGCATTACGTTACCTCCTTCTGATGAAGCCATTGCTGAGGAGTGTCCAGCGGAATTAAGCACGAAAGAAAGAGAAAATGGAAAAAGTATTTTAAGAGATTTACGTACCGTCCGTGAAACGGTCTTAGCGAAAACGGAAAAAGGTCAAGAGTTGTCTGCTCTGTATTACAAAGCGGCTCCGTTTATCAGTTCAAAAATGGTCTTCAGTAAAACACTGCGTGATAGTGTCTACCATGATCTTGTTCAATTAAAGGATTTGTTTACTGATGTTGCAGCCAATGGCAGTGCAAGTTCATACAAAATCACGAAAGAAGATCAAAAAGCGATCAATAATCTGTACAACAATGCACTTGAATCAACTCCTGAGTTCATCCAGAAGAAAATCGAGAACACAGGTAAGAGCGTCGGGATTTCAAACCTGACGAACTCAACGGTTTCTACTATTCTGGCAAAAGCAGGACTTTCTCCTATTAAGGCTGCCAGTGATGAAACCCGTTTAATCGTGAAATTAAAAGATAAGAAAGATGCAGCAAGTATCCAGGGGAAAACAAAATCAATGGGTGTGGACTCCATTTCCCCTTTAAAGGCGAACGATTCTTTCTTCTCAAATATGTATGTAGTAGAAGTAGATGGAAACGCTTCTGGTAAAGTCTCCACAGCATCATTAAAAGCTACTTCAAAAGAGATTGCGAAGCTGCCTGAAGTCGAGTTTGTTGAACCAGTCCAACAATATAAAGCTCTGTCTTCCGATGCTCAATATCCTTACCAGTGGTCCCTTAAGAATAATGGAGACAACGGAGGTACCCCTGATGCCGATATTCAGTACGAACAGCTTCAGGAGATCTTGAAAGAAAAAGACCTGGAAGATACGGTCATTGCTGTAGTGGATACAGGTGTGGACCACACGCTGGCAGATCTGAGTCATCATGTCCTAAAGGATGACGGTTATAATTTTGTAGGACGAAATTCAGATGCGATGGATGACCACGGACATGGAACCCATGTATCAGGCATCATTGCAGCAGAAGCGAATAATCACTATTCGATGGCAGGGATCAATCCTCACACAAAGATTCTTCCCGTTAAAGTGCTTGATGCATCCGGAAGCGGTGATACAGAACAAATCGCTTACGGGATCAAATATGCTGTCGATCACGGAGCTCAAGTCATTAACTTAAGTCTTGGCGGGTCATATAGCCGTGTGATTGAGTACGCATTGAAATATGCCGATGACCATGGAGTGACCGTGGTAGCGGCTACAGGTAATGACGGAATGGAAGAAATTTCTTACCCTGGTTCATCAAAGTATGTTGTTTCTGTTGGAGCGACAAATAATATGGACCTTGTTTCAGACTACTCAAACTTTGGAAATGGAATTGACCTGGTTGCACCGGGAACGAATATTCCCAGTCTGGTTCCAGATGGAAACGTGACCTATATGAGTGGAACGTCTATGGCGACACCTCATGTGGCAGCGGTAGCTGGTTTACTGCTTTCCCATGATGCCGGGTTAACGCCGGCTCAAGTAGAGAGAGTGTTAACAAGAACAGCTGTGGATATTACGTTTGACGAAGAAGATAACCCGGGCAACGGTTATTATTACGAAGATGAGTATCCGTATCCTGCAGAATTGGTGCTTCCGGGATATGATACTGTATCCGGCTGGGGAAGATTGGATGCCTTAAGTGCCGTTACAGGGATCGATCAAGCGAATATTGGAACGGAACGAATCTTTGGAACCGATCGTTATGAGACGGCAGTGAAGATTTCAAGTAAAGGATGGGAGCAATCTGATGTAGCGGTCATTGCCACAGGGCGTAATTACCCGGACGCATTAAGCGCAACACCTCTTGCTTATCACCAAGATGCCCCATTATTGTTAACCAATACGACAACCCTTCCTAAGTCGGTGAAGGGCGAACTAAAACGCTTGAAAGTGAAAAAGGTGATTCTGGTTGGCGGTAAATCAGTTATTACAGCCAATGTCGAGAAAGAGATGAAAGATTTAGGTATCAAGACGATTTCACGCATCTCAGGAGCCGATCGTTATGAAACATCTGTGAAAATCGCTGAACAATTAGGTTTCACCGATCGTGCAGTCGTGGCAACGGGGCAAAGCTTCGCAGATGCCCTTTCCATTGCTCCGATAGCGGCTTCCCTTGAAATGCCGATTTTATTAACAAAGAAAAACGGTACACCGGATTCTGTGCGCAGCTACATGGAAGAGAGCATGTTCGAGCAGTTCTACGTAATTGGCGGGGAATCAGCCATCCCGGAAATGGTGGCTGAGGAGTTCATGAACTATGAACGTTTAAGTGGAATTGACCGTTATGAAACGAATAGCAGTATCATCAACTATTTCGCTGGTGAATTGAACATGTCCACACCATTCATCGCAACGGGTAAGAACTATCCTGATGCCCTGGCTGGTTCTGCACTGGCAGCTGTAGAAGGGAATCCCGTAGTATTGACTCATCCAAAAGAGGCACAGTATACAACGATGGATACTCTTGCTATGTTCGCTCCGGTTACCGATATGTATTATATTCTTGGTGGAGAAGGAGCCATATCTGATTCGGTGGTTGAATCACTTTTGGCACAATAA
- a CDS encoding cell wall-binding repeat-containing protein, whose protein sequence is MKKNLKHSLKMLTGAMTMALVMTPTMALAEMKEEHTYVDYLALGDSLAAGVLYDNSLGKGYPDFLADEFKEDGFHVDFNKSFAVPGYTSKQVLADIQDPAKGLQKEIMDADTITLDAGANDLLQLIEQKDGRISIDPVKVQAALQEVGVNIATSLGIIHQLNPDVPVYVMGYYNAFPYLPQETQAQLKPALDGLNQAIQAASVQGGGVFVPVEEAMADNFQVKLPNPQNVHPSEAGYEAMADEFWKVMEPVSDTVGKSTARLYGEDRYETAAEISEESWESAETVIIARGNEYPDALVGTPLAYQLEAPILLTNGTKLSKETVEEIDRLGAEHAVILGGEGAVSEKLEAELNDLGLDVNRIGGGDRFETAAFVANELGYSETAVVAYGYDFPDALAVAPYAAQHGYPILLTETDSIPEATGFALQDVENTYVIGGAGVISEELSFKNGERLAGDTRYDTAAAIYNEFQGPTSHAVVATGQDFADALTGSVFAAINEVPLLLVNKDDLPQQTKGLVMENGLKHFMVLGGEGAVESGVAEKLVE, encoded by the coding sequence TTGAAAAAAAACCTGAAACATTCTTTGAAAATGTTAACCGGAGCAATGACAATGGCATTAGTGATGACACCAACGATGGCTCTTGCTGAAATGAAAGAAGAGCATACGTATGTAGATTATCTGGCTTTAGGAGATTCGTTAGCGGCAGGGGTGCTGTATGACAACTCCCTGGGTAAGGGATATCCGGATTTCCTGGCCGATGAATTCAAGGAAGATGGCTTTCATGTAGATTTTAACAAGAGTTTTGCCGTCCCGGGCTATACGTCCAAACAAGTCTTGGCGGACATACAAGATCCAGCAAAGGGTTTACAAAAAGAAATCATGGACGCCGATACCATCACACTGGACGCAGGTGCCAACGACTTATTGCAATTGATTGAACAGAAGGATGGAAGAATTTCAATTGATCCTGTTAAAGTGCAGGCAGCCCTTCAGGAAGTGGGGGTAAACATCGCCACCTCTTTAGGCATCATCCATCAATTAAACCCTGACGTACCGGTGTATGTGATGGGTTACTATAATGCATTCCCTTACTTGCCACAAGAAACCCAGGCACAGTTAAAGCCTGCTTTAGATGGACTGAACCAAGCGATTCAAGCAGCGAGCGTTCAAGGTGGAGGCGTATTTGTTCCGGTTGAAGAGGCGATGGCCGATAACTTCCAGGTGAAGCTGCCGAACCCGCAAAATGTCCACCCGAGTGAAGCGGGATATGAAGCCATGGCCGACGAGTTTTGGAAGGTCATGGAGCCGGTCAGCGATACAGTTGGAAAATCAACGGCCCGTTTATACGGGGAGGATCGTTACGAAACAGCGGCTGAAATCTCAGAAGAAAGCTGGGAGTCTGCTGAAACCGTGATCATTGCGAGAGGTAACGAGTATCCAGATGCATTAGTCGGAACACCTCTTGCTTATCAGTTGGAAGCACCGATCTTGCTGACGAATGGAACCAAGTTATCCAAAGAGACTGTAGAAGAAATCGATCGTCTCGGAGCGGAGCATGCGGTGATCCTTGGTGGGGAAGGAGCCGTTTCGGAGAAGTTAGAGGCGGAGCTTAACGATCTCGGATTAGATGTGAATCGGATCGGGGGAGGTGACCGTTTTGAAACGGCCGCTTTCGTCGCGAATGAATTGGGTTATTCAGAAACGGCAGTGGTTGCCTATGGGTATGACTTCCCTGATGCCCTGGCCGTTGCTCCATATGCTGCCCAACATGGATATCCAATCCTGTTAACCGAAACAGATTCCATTCCGGAAGCAACAGGCTTTGCCCTTCAAGATGTAGAGAACACCTATGTGATTGGAGGGGCAGGGGTCATTAGTGAAGAGTTATCATTTAAAAATGGAGAGCGTTTGGCTGGTGACACGCGTTACGATACAGCTGCCGCCATCTATAATGAATTCCAAGGTCCAACGAGCCATGCGGTAGTCGCAACAGGCCAGGACTTCGCTGATGCACTTACGGGTTCTGTCTTTGCTGCCATAAATGAGGTTCCGTTATTGCTGGTGAATAAGGATGACTTACCTCAGCAGACCAAAGGTTTAGTGATGGAAAACGGATTGAAGCACTTCATGGTATTGGGTGGAGAAGGTGCGGTTGAGAGTGGTGTTGCAGAAAAGTTAGTGGAGTAA
- a CDS encoding tyrosine-type recombinase/integrase, with translation MQGSSTTIDQFLTWLEHEGKSSNTISTYHQELKKYEKWLQQNHRELINITQRDVQDYILFLEEKGKSPITTDKILGVIRTFAKYLKRPDITFDIKIKQGSKKDEIETLSKEECESLLSEVRESENERNIAIVYMLLHTGIRVSELCALNIADIDLETKQVRVSDTHGDQRIIPLSEEVVHSLNDYMDAIRPQEALFVSKTNERLTERSVQYMLKKFHINAQKLRHTFCQHLIDQGVSLEIVSKLAGHRDINVTKRYAKSRVPETEFENAIRRTFSKDC, from the coding sequence TTGCAAGGATCTAGCACTACGATTGATCAGTTTTTAACATGGCTTGAACATGAAGGAAAATCATCAAATACCATCTCGACTTACCATCAGGAGCTTAAGAAATATGAGAAGTGGCTTCAACAGAATCACAGAGAGTTAATAAACATTACTCAGCGTGATGTTCAGGACTACATTCTATTTTTAGAAGAGAAAGGTAAGAGTCCGATCACCACGGATAAAATCTTGGGTGTGATACGGACTTTTGCTAAATATTTAAAGAGACCTGACATAACGTTTGATATAAAGATCAAACAAGGAAGCAAAAAGGATGAGATCGAAACGCTGTCTAAAGAAGAATGTGAATCACTTTTATCAGAAGTAAGGGAAAGTGAAAATGAAAGAAATATAGCGATTGTGTATATGCTGCTTCATACGGGGATACGGGTATCGGAGCTTTGTGCCCTGAATATAGCGGATATAGACCTTGAAACGAAACAAGTAAGGGTTTCGGATACTCATGGGGATCAACGAATTATTCCTCTGTCAGAAGAAGTGGTGCATTCTCTTAATGATTATATGGATGCTATTCGACCACAGGAAGCGCTGTTCGTTTCCAAAACGAATGAGCGATTAACGGAGAGATCGGTCCAGTATATGCTTAAGAAGTTCCATATAAATGCGCAAAAGCTGCGCCATACATTTTGTCAGCATCTTATTGATCAGGGTGTCAGTCTTGAGATAGTATCTAAGTTGGCGGGGCATAGGGATATTAATGTAACGAAGAGGTATGCGAAGTCACGCGTTCCTGAAACGGAGTTCGAAAATGCGATTCGACGGACTTTTTCGAAGGATTGTTGA
- a CDS encoding DUF5658 family protein encodes MRQLLLYIAIINLLDAFLTLYGLHFDYMTEANPLMNNLYSASPWLFLLLKGGLSLSLFILLYKLHPDKKFSNVLLSVSVIAAASYSFTCMMHGYWLMEVI; translated from the coding sequence ATGAGGCAACTTCTTCTTTACATCGCAATTATAAACCTCTTAGATGCATTTCTGACCCTGTATGGGCTACATTTCGATTACATGACAGAAGCCAATCCTTTAATGAATAATCTTTACTCCGCCAGTCCCTGGTTATTTCTCCTATTGAAAGGTGGGCTTTCTCTATCCTTATTTATTCTTCTTTACAAACTCCATCCGGATAAAAAGTTTTCTAATGTCTTACTCAGTGTCTCAGTCATTGCGGCAGCCTCTTATAGTTTTACCTGTATGATGCATGGTTATTGGCTAATGGAGGTTATCTGA